In Chryseobacterium sp., the genomic window CTGTTCTTTAGTAAGCAGTTCCCTGGGCGGATCTGCACTGTAATCAACCATTTTAAGCTCAAGATAATCCTTTGCATAATTGATCAATGCTTCTTTGTATTGAGAAACTTCTATAAACTCATCGATCAGTTGTTGTTGCGATGAGTTGGCCATTGCAGGAGGCGGAGGAGTCGCCTGGGCTTCTGCCAAAGAAGTGAATACAACAAAAAGCAATAGAAAAACTGGCTTCATGATCTTAATTATACTGCTTCTCGTAATATTTCTGATAATCGCCGCTGGTTACATTCTCAAGCCATTCCTTATTTTCAAGGTACCAGTCAATAGTTTCTCCCAATCCTTCCTCGAATGTTACTGATGGTTTCCAGCCCAGATCTTTATTGAGTTTGGTTGCATCAATTGCATAGCGTTTGTCATGTCCGGGTCTGTCTTTTACAAAAGTGATCAGTTTTTCAGAATAACCTTCCGGTTTTCCCAGTTTAGCATCCATCTGTCTGATCAGTTCTTTTACCAGGTCGATGTTCTGCCACTCGTTAAATCCTCCGATATTATAAGTTTCTCCGGTTTTGGCTTCATTGAAGATCTGATGAATTGCTCTGGCATGATCAATGACATACAGCCAGTCTCTGGTGTATTTTCCATCACCGTAGATGGGTAAAGGCCTTTCATTGATAATATTTGAAATACATAAAGGGATTAGCTTTTCCGGAAAGTGGTTAGGCCCGTAGTTGTTTGAACAGTTTGATACAATGAACGGCATTCCATAAGTGTTTCCATAAGCTCTTACCAAATGGTCGGAAGCTGCTTTTGAAGCGGAATACGGAGATTGAGGATCATAAGATGTGGTTTCCAAAAAGAATCCGGTTTCTCCCAGACTGCCATACACTTCATCTGTTGAAATATGATAAAACAGGTTTGTTCTTTTCCCGTCAGGGAATCTTCCATGAGTGTGGTCCGGATTGAGGGTCCAAAATTCCTTGCAGAGATTAAGAAGGTTGGCCGTACCGTTTACATTGGTGTTGATGAATGCCATCGGATCTGTAATACTTCTGTCGACGTGGCTTTCTGCCGCTAAATGGACAACGGCATCCGGATTATATTTTTCAAAAACTTTTCTTAATTCTTCCGGCTTTGTAATGTCTGCTTTTTCGAAAACATAATTAGGTTCATTTTCAATGTCCTTTAAGTTTTCCAGATTTCCTGCATAGGTAAGAGCATCAAGATTGATGATCGTAATGCCGGGGTTTTTCTTTACAAATTCTCTTACAACGTGTGAGCCGATAAATCCAGCTCCTCCTGTGATGATTATATTTTTCATTGATTTATTTTGTGATTGTCTTTCTTCCTATACTTTTATAATAAAATCCGTTTTGCTCAGGGATTTCCAATGGATACATATTTCTGCCGTCAAAAATGGCTTTATTTTTCATCTTTTTACCCATGAGTTCAAAATTAGGGTTTTTAAATTCAGGCCATTCTGTTGAAATGAATAAGGCATCTGCTTCTTCAAGGGCATCATACATTCCCTTTGCGTATTGTATCTTATCACCAATAAGCTTTTGTACATTACTTTCTGCAACAGTATCATACGCTGTGATTTCGGCACCCTTTTCTAATAATAATGCAATGTTATCCAAAGAAGAGGCTTCCCGGATATCATCAGTATTTGCTTTAAAAGCTAATCCCCATATAGCAATTTTCTTGCCTTTAATGTTTCCGCCGAAATATTTTTCAATTTCGGAAACCAGAATTACCTTCTGTGCCGTATTTACGTTTTCCGTAGCTTCCAGGATCTGGAAATTAAAATTTTCCTGTTTCCCGGATTTGATCAGTGCCTTCACATCTTTAGGAAAACAGCTTCCCCCGTATCCGATTCCTGGGAATAAAAATCTGTGGCCGATCCGGTCATCACTTCCCATTCCCAGTCTTACTTTGTCTACATCAGCACCTACTTTTTCACAATAGTTGGCGATCTCATTCATAAAGGTAATTTTTACCGCCAGGAATGAATTGGCTGCATATTTGGTGAGTTCAGAGGATTTTTCATCCATAAAAATGATGGGAATGCCCGTATTGGTAAATGGCTGATAGATTTTAGACATGATCTCTTTTGCTTTTTCAGAGCTTGCTCCTACCACCACTCTTGAAGGGTTCATAGAGTCTTCAACAGCAAATCCCTCTCTTAAGAATTCAGGGTTTGAAACTACATCGAAGGGGATGTTCGTTTTAGAAAGGATGACTTCTCTTACTTTGTCTGCCGTTCCTACAGGTACGGTGCTTTTATTGACAATGACCTTGTATCCGGTCATCATTTCTCCAATATTGTTGGCAACCTGAATGACATATGAAAGGTCTGCTGAACCATCTTCACCCGGGGGAGTTGGAAGAGCCAGGTATATTACTTCACTTTTGTCTAAGGCTTCCTTAAGGTTGGTCGTGAAAAATAATCTCTCAGATTGGATGTTTCTTAAAAACATTTCTTCAAGGTTCGGCTCATAGATGGGAACAATGCCGTTTTTCATACCTTCCACTTTTTTTTCATCAATATCAACACAGTATACTGAATTGCCAAGTTCCGCCAGAGTAGTTCCTGTAACTAATCCTACATAACCTGTTCCTACAATCGTTATATTCAAAATGTCTGTTTTAAAAATTCAAGACAAAAATAATAAAAATACTTTCATAGACTTGTTTTATTTATGCTAAATGAAATTTATGCTATTTGCTTGATAATAAGATAATTTTGCATTTTTAGAAAAAAAGTGTATATTTGCAATGGATTTACAGGAAAAATGAGAAGGCTTCGGAAGAAAGCCTTTTTTCGTACAGGTAAATCAAGATAAAACAATGTATGGAGTTTAGAAAAAGAATTGAAGAATTATTAAATGAATTCCTTGAGACCAGAAAAGATCTGTTTCTTATTGATCTTAAAATTTCTGCAGGGGATGATATTACAGTGATTTTAGATGGAGACAGTGGAGTTTCTTTGCAGGACTGCCTCGATGCAAGCCGTGCAATAGAATTCAATATGGACCGTGAAGAACATGATTTCAGCCTTCAGGTAATGTCAGCAGGGCTGAGTGAGCCGTTATCCACTCCGAGACAGTTCAAAAAAAATATAGGAAGAGAGGTTGAAGTAATGCTGGAGGATTCTTCTAAAATTGAAGGAGAATTGTCAAAAGCAGATGAAGATAAGGTGACACTTATTTTACGCTACCGAAAACCGAAGGATATCGGAAAAGGGAAGGTAGATGTAGAGGAGGAAAAAGAAATTCCTTACTCTGAGATCAAAAAAGCAGTAGTAGTAATTAAATTTTAAAAAAGAAAAAAGAATAGATGGATAATATAGCGTTGATTGAATCCTTTGGTGATTTTAAAGACGAAAAAGGGATCAGCAAGATTGATCTTATGGCAATTATTGAAGACTCACTGAAAACACTTTTGAGAAAAAGATTTGATTCAGATGATCATTTTGATGTGATTGTAAATCCTGATAAAGGAGATTTTCAGATATTTTTAAATAAAACAATTGTAGAGGACGAGATGTCTGAGGATGATGACTTGGAAATTGAAATTTCTGAGGCTAAGAAGATTGATCCGACGTTCGAAGTTGGAGAAGACTTTACCATGGAAATTCCTGTTGCCCAGTTGGGAAGAAGAAATATTCTTACCTTAAAGCAGATTTTGGCTACAAAGCTTCAGGAGCACAATAATGCAATGCTGTATGAGCAGTTTAGAGATAAAATCGGGGAAATTGTTGTAGGGGAAATTCACCATATCCGTCATAAGCACGTGATTTTGCTGGATGATGAAGGGAATGAATTTATTTTACCGAAAGAAAACCAGATCCCATCCGATTTCTTTAAAAAGGGTGAGAATATCAGGGCTATCGTGGAGACGGTAGATTTCAAAGGTTCTAAACCTCAGATTATTATTTCCAGAACTGCACCTAAGTTCCTAGAGAAATTATTAGAGCTGGAAATTCCTGAGATCCAGGACGGAACAATCATCCTGAAAAAGGTAGTGAGAATTCCTGGTGAAAAGGCGAAGATTGCAGTAGATGCTTATGATGACAGAATTGATCCTGTTGGTGCTTGTGTGGGTGTTAAAGGATCCAGAATTCATGGAGTTGTAAGAGAGTTGAGAAATGAGAACATCGATGTAATTCAGTGGTCTAAAAACCCTGAGATTTTGGTGAAGAGAGCTTTAGGAAATGTTACTATTAACAAGATTGAAATCAATGAGGATACGACCTATGCTTTGGTATATACTCCGGTTGAAGAAATCTCTAAGGTAATCGGAAAACAAGGTCAGAATATCAGACTGGCTTCTTGGTTGACAGGATATGAGATTGATGTATACAGAGAGTCCAGCGAGGATGACGACGTTGAATTGAAAGAATTTAATGACGATATTGAGCAGTGGATTTTGGATGAGTTTAAGAAAGTAGGACTTACAACTGCAAAGTCAGTATTGGATAAAGAAACTGAAAGTCTTTTAAATATGGTTGACCTTGAAGAGGAAACGATTGAGGAGGTGAAGCGTATTCTGAGAGAAGAATTTGAAGATTAAGATTTTAAATAAATTTTAATAAACAGTAAAAAGGAAATACTTTAATTTTAAAAATTAAAAAACAGTAAATAATATAGATGCCAAAAATTAGATTAAATAAAGCGGTTAAGGAATTCAACATTTCGATGTCCAGATTAGTAGAGTTTTTACAATCAAGGGGATTTGAGGTTGAAAGCAATCCTAACGCTCAATTAGAAGAAGCGGCATATTCTGCATTGGAAGCTGAGTTTGCCAAGGATGGCGAACAGCGAAAGGCTTCCCATGAGGTGGTAATTACTAAAGTTCCGGAAGAAAAACTGGAAATCGAAGAGAAGAAAACCCCTGAAGTGATAAGAGCTAAAGCTAATAAACCAGAAACTAAGATTTTAGGTAAAATAGATTTAGAACCTAGCAAACCTGAAGTTGAAGAAACCCCTGCTGCTCCAGTAGTAACACCGGTTGAAGAAAAGAAAGAAGAAATCGTGAAAGAAGAACCGGAAGTGAAAGCAGCTCCTGAAAAGCAGGAATTTAAAGTTTTGGATAAAATTGATTTGTCTCAGATAGAATCTAGAAATAGACCTGTGAAAAAAGACAAACCAAAAGTGGAGGAGAAAAAAGAAGAAATAAAATCTGTGGAACCAATAAAAGAAACTCCAAAGCCAGTTGTAGAGGAGAAAAAAGTTGAAGCTCCAAAAGTTGAGGCTGAACCGGAGTCTCAGGAACCACAAAAAATTGAGACGGTATATCAGAAACTTGACGGTCCTAAGATTGTTGGGGAGAAGATAGATTTAACTCAATTTGCGCCAAAGCCAGGTTCTGGAGCAAAAAAGAAAAGAAAAAGAATTGAAAAACCTGGAGGCCCGAATAACCAACAAGGCCAGGGGAATAATCAAAATTCTGGAAATAATAACAACCAGGGAGGCCAGGGCCAGGGAAACCGCCAGCATAATAATGGTGGGCAAGGTGGAAACCGTCAGCATAACAACGGCGGACAAGGTGGTCAAGGAAACCGTCCTCAAGGTCAGGGAGGCCCGGGAGGAGGTAACCGTTTTGGAAACAATAACCAAAACCGCCCAGGGGGTCAAGGTGGAGGATTCAAAAAAGGTGGCCAGAATAACAGACCGGGTCAAAGAGTTATGCCGGTTGAGCTGACTGACGAGCAGGTTAAAAACCAGATTAAAGAAACCCTTGAAAAACTTACCAATAAAGGAGGTAAATCTAAATCTGCAAAGCACAGAAAAGATAAAAGAACTTTCCGTAGAGAGCAGGATGAGCGTCAGCAAGAGCTTGAGGCTCAAGACAGAACTCTTAAAGTAACAGAATTCATTACTGTAGGTGAACTGGCAAGTTTAATGAACGTGTCACCCACTGAAGTGATCTCTGCATGTTTCTCATTGGGAGTAATGGTTACAATGAACCAAAGACTGGAAGCCGATACTTTATTATTGGTAGCAGATGAGTTTGGTTATAAAATTGAATTCTCGGATGCTGATCTTGAAGAGAATGACAGCGAAGATATCATTGATTCTGAAGAGGATCTTGTGTCAAGGGCTCCAATCGTAACCGTAATGGGACACGTTGACCACGGTAAAACTTCATTGCTTGACTACATCAGAAAAACAAATGTGATTGCAGGTGAATCCGGAGGGATTACCCAGCACATTGGTGCCTATAACGTAAAGCTTGAAAACGGACAGAGAATTACATTCCTGGATACACCGGGTCACGAAGCGTTTACAGCCATGAGAGCCAGAGGTGCTCAGATTACTGATATTGCAATTATCGTTATTGCTGCGGATGATGATGTGATGCCTCAAACGAGAGAAGCGATTTCTCACGCACAGGCAGCTGGTGTACCAATGATTATTGCTTTGAACAAAGTGGATAGACCAAGTGCAAATCCTGACAATATCAGACAGCAGCTTTCAGGAATGAATATCCTGGTAGAAGAATGGGGTGGAAATGTTCAGGCGCAGGAAATTTCTGCGAAATTCGGTAATAACATGGATATTCTATTGGAGAAGGTATTACTTCAGGCAGAAATGCTGGATTTAAAAGCTAATCCGGAAAGAAATGCTCAAGGGGTTGTTATTGAAGCTTCACTAGATAAAGGAAGAGGATATGTCGCCACTATGTTAGTACAGACAGGTACTTTAAGAGTGGGAGATTATGTGGTTGCTGGTAAAAACCATGGTAAGGTAAAAGCTATGCTTGATGAAAGAGGAAGAAACCTTACTGAGGCAGGACCATCTATTCCTGTAACTATTTTAGGTTTAGACGGAGCACCAAC contains:
- the rfbB gene encoding dTDP-glucose 4,6-dehydratase, with the translated sequence MKNIIITGGAGFIGSHVVREFVKKNPGITIINLDALTYAGNLENLKDIENEPNYVFEKADITKPEELRKVFEKYNPDAVVHLAAESHVDRSITDPMAFINTNVNGTANLLNLCKEFWTLNPDHTHGRFPDGKRTNLFYHISTDEVYGSLGETGFFLETTSYDPQSPYSASKAASDHLVRAYGNTYGMPFIVSNCSNNYGPNHFPEKLIPLCISNIINERPLPIYGDGKYTRDWLYVIDHARAIHQIFNEAKTGETYNIGGFNEWQNIDLVKELIRQMDAKLGKPEGYSEKLITFVKDRPGHDKRYAIDATKLNKDLGWKPSVTFEEGLGETIDWYLENKEWLENVTSGDYQKYYEKQYN
- a CDS encoding UDP-glucose/GDP-mannose dehydrogenase family protein, with the protein product MNITIVGTGYVGLVTGTTLAELGNSVYCVDIDEKKVEGMKNGIVPIYEPNLEEMFLRNIQSERLFFTTNLKEALDKSEVIYLALPTPPGEDGSADLSYVIQVANNIGEMMTGYKVIVNKSTVPVGTADKVREVILSKTNIPFDVVSNPEFLREGFAVEDSMNPSRVVVGASSEKAKEIMSKIYQPFTNTGIPIIFMDEKSSELTKYAANSFLAVKITFMNEIANYCEKVGADVDKVRLGMGSDDRIGHRFLFPGIGYGGSCFPKDVKALIKSGKQENFNFQILEATENVNTAQKVILVSEIEKYFGGNIKGKKIAIWGLAFKANTDDIREASSLDNIALLLEKGAEITAYDTVAESNVQKLIGDKIQYAKGMYDALEEADALFISTEWPEFKNPNFELMGKKMKNKAIFDGRNMYPLEIPEQNGFYYKSIGRKTITK
- the rimP gene encoding ribosome assembly cofactor RimP, which gives rise to MEFRKRIEELLNEFLETRKDLFLIDLKISAGDDITVILDGDSGVSLQDCLDASRAIEFNMDREEHDFSLQVMSAGLSEPLSTPRQFKKNIGREVEVMLEDSSKIEGELSKADEDKVTLILRYRKPKDIGKGKVDVEEEKEIPYSEIKKAVVVIKF
- the nusA gene encoding transcription termination factor NusA codes for the protein MDNIALIESFGDFKDEKGISKIDLMAIIEDSLKTLLRKRFDSDDHFDVIVNPDKGDFQIFLNKTIVEDEMSEDDDLEIEISEAKKIDPTFEVGEDFTMEIPVAQLGRRNILTLKQILATKLQEHNNAMLYEQFRDKIGEIVVGEIHHIRHKHVILLDDEGNEFILPKENQIPSDFFKKGENIRAIVETVDFKGSKPQIIISRTAPKFLEKLLELEIPEIQDGTIILKKVVRIPGEKAKIAVDAYDDRIDPVGACVGVKGSRIHGVVRELRNENIDVIQWSKNPEILVKRALGNVTINKIEINEDTTYALVYTPVEEISKVIGKQGQNIRLASWLTGYEIDVYRESSEDDDVELKEFNDDIEQWILDEFKKVGLTTAKSVLDKETESLLNMVDLEEETIEEVKRILREEFED
- the infB gene encoding translation initiation factor IF-2, which gives rise to MPKIRLNKAVKEFNISMSRLVEFLQSRGFEVESNPNAQLEEAAYSALEAEFAKDGEQRKASHEVVITKVPEEKLEIEEKKTPEVIRAKANKPETKILGKIDLEPSKPEVEETPAAPVVTPVEEKKEEIVKEEPEVKAAPEKQEFKVLDKIDLSQIESRNRPVKKDKPKVEEKKEEIKSVEPIKETPKPVVEEKKVEAPKVEAEPESQEPQKIETVYQKLDGPKIVGEKIDLTQFAPKPGSGAKKKRKRIEKPGGPNNQQGQGNNQNSGNNNNQGGQGQGNRQHNNGGQGGNRQHNNGGQGGQGNRPQGQGGPGGGNRFGNNNQNRPGGQGGGFKKGGQNNRPGQRVMPVELTDEQVKNQIKETLEKLTNKGGKSKSAKHRKDKRTFRREQDERQQELEAQDRTLKVTEFITVGELASLMNVSPTEVISACFSLGVMVTMNQRLEADTLLLVADEFGYKIEFSDADLEENDSEDIIDSEEDLVSRAPIVTVMGHVDHGKTSLLDYIRKTNVIAGESGGITQHIGAYNVKLENGQRITFLDTPGHEAFTAMRARGAQITDIAIIVIAADDDVMPQTREAISHAQAAGVPMIIALNKVDRPSANPDNIRQQLSGMNILVEEWGGNVQAQEISAKFGNNMDILLEKVLLQAEMLDLKANPERNAQGVVIEASLDKGRGYVATMLVQTGTLRVGDYVVAGKNHGKVKAMLDERGRNLTEAGPSIPVTILGLDGAPTAGDKFKVYEDESEAKTIANKREQLQRELSIRTKKHTTLEELGRRIALGDFKELNIILKGDVDGSVEALSDQLQRLSTAEINVNILHKGVGQITESDVNLAAASDAIIIGFNVRAGANAKDLADREEIEIRNYSVIYAAIEEVKEAMEGMLSPEIKEQVIGNVEIREVFKISKVGTIAGCMVLSGKVARNSKVRVLRDGIVKFDGELESLKRFKDDVKEVTKGYECGLNLKGYNDIEIGDILEVYEEVAVKKKLK